One window from the genome of Oryza glaberrima chromosome 3, OglaRS2, whole genome shotgun sequence encodes:
- the LOC127765825 gene encoding phosphoenolpyruvate carboxykinase (ATP), translated as MASTPNGLARIETHGAKTKKHENGICHDDSSAPVRAQTIDELHSLQRKRSAPTTPIKDGASSPFAAALSEEERQRQQLQSISASLASLTRETGPKVVRGDPARKGEAAAKGAPSPHPQPVHHHHPHVTPTIAVSDSSLKFTHVLYNLSPAELYEQAIKYEKGSFITSTGALATLSGAKTGRSPRDKRIVKDEASAQELWWGKGSPNIEMDEHTFLTNRERAVDYLNSLDKVFVNDQFLNWDTENRIKVRIISARAYHSLFMHNMCIRPTEEELEEFGTPDFTIYNAGQFPCNRYTHYMTSSTSVDINLARREMVILGTQYAGEMKKGLFGVMHYLMPRRGILSLHSGCNMGKQGDVALFFGLSGTGKTTLSTDHNRLLIGDDEHCWSDTGVSNIEGGCYAKCIDLSQEKEPDICNAIKFGTVLENVVFDEHTREVDYTDKSVTENTRAAYPIEYIPNAKIPCVGPHPKNVILLACDAFGVLPPVSKLNLPQTMYHFISGYTALVAGTEDGIKEPQATFSACFGAAFIMLHPTKYAAMLAEKMQKYGATGWLVNTGWSGGRYGVGKRIRLPYTRKIIDAIHSGELLTANYKKTEVFGLEIPTEIDGVPSEILDPINTWTDKGAYKETLLKLAGLFKKNFEVFANYKIGGDSSLTDKILAAGPNF; from the exons ATGGCGAGCACGCCGAACGGGCTGGCGCGGATCGAGACGCACGGGGCGAAGACGAAGAAGCACGAGAACGGGATATGCCACGACGACAGCTCGGCGCCGGTGCGGGCGCAGACCATCGACGAGCTCCACTCGCTGCAGCGGAAGCGGTCGGCGCCCACCACGCCCATCAAGGACGGCGCCTCCtcgcccttcgccgccgccctctccgagGAGGAGCGCCAGCGCCAGCAGCTCCAGTCCATCAG CGCGTCGTTGGCGTCGCTGACGCGTGAGACCGGGCCGAAAGTCGTCAGGGGAGATCCGGCGAGGAAGGGCGAGGCCGCGGCGAAgggcgcgccgtcgccgcacccGCAGCCggtgcaccaccaccacccgcacgTCACCCCGACCATCGCCGTCAGCGACAGCTCCCTCAAGTTCACCCATGTGCTCTACAACCTCTCGCCTGCTG AGCTGTACGAGCAGGCGATCAAGTACGAGAAGGGGTCGTTCATCACGTCCACCGGCGCGCTGGCGACGCTGTCCGGCGCCAAGACCGGCCGGTCGCCGAGGGACAAGCGCATCGTCAAGGATGAGGCCTCCGCGCAGGAGCTTTGGTGGGGCAA GGGTTCGCCCAACATCGAGATGGACGAGCACACTTTCCTCACCAACAGGGAGAGGGCCGTCGACTACCTCAACTCCCTTGACAAG GTGTTTGTGAACGACCAGTTCCTGAACTGGGACACGGAGAACCGGATCAAAGTCCGTATCATCTCGGCCAGGGCGTACCACTCGCTCTTCATGCACAACAT GTGCATCCGgccgacggaggaggagctggaggagtTCGGCACGCCGGACTTCACCATATACAACGCCGGGCAGTTCCCCTGCAACCGGTACACGCACTACATGACGTCGTCGACGAGCGTAGACATCAACCTCGCTAGGAGGGAGATGGTGATCCTCGGCACGCAGTACGCCGGGGAGATGAAGAAGGGGCTCTTCGGGGTGATGCACTACCTCATGCCCAGGAGGGGCATCCTCTCCCTGCACTCCGGCTGCAACATGGGCAAGCAGGGCGACGTCGCCCTCTTCTTTGGACTGTCAG GTACTGGAAAGACTACTCTGTCAACTGACCACAACAGGCTGCTGATCGGCGACGATGAGCACTGCTGGAGTGACACTGGCGTGTCCAACATCGAGGGTGGTTGCTATGCCAAGTGCATAGACTTGTCACAGGAGAAAGAACCTGATATTTGTAATGCCATCAAGTTTGGGACCG TGTTGGAGAATGTCGTCTTTGATGAGCACACCCGTGAAGTTGATTACACCGACAAATCTGTCACCG AGAACACGCGCGCTGCTTACCCTATCGAGTACATCCCCAACGCCAAGATACCGTGCGTCGGGCCACACCCGAAGAACGTCATTCTCCTGGCATGCGACGCTTTCGGCGTCCTCCCTCCTGTCAGCAAGCTGAACCTTCCACAGACCATGTACCACTTCATCAGTGGCTACACTGCTCTG GTTGCCGGCACGGAGGATGGCATCAAGGAGCCGCAGGCTACGTTCTCTGCTTGCTTCGGTGCAGCGTTCATCATGCTCCACCCGACCAAGTACGCCGCCATGCTCGCCGAGAAGATGCAGAAGTATGGCGCCACCGGGTGGCTCGTCAACACCGGTTGGTCCGGTGGAAG GTACGGAGTTGGCAAGCGGATCAGGCTGCCGTATACCAGGAAGATCATCGACGCCATCCACTCCGGTGAGCTCCTCACCGCCAACTACAAGAAGACGGAGGTGTTTGGCCTGGAGATCCCCACTGAAATCGACGGCGTCCCGTCTGAAATCCTCGACCCGATCAACACC TGGACGGACAAGGGCGCGTACAAGGAGACGCTCCTGAAGCTGGCTGGCCTGTTCAAGAAGAACTTCGAGGTGTTCGCCAACTACAAGATCGGGGGAGACAGCAGCCTGACAGACAAGATCCTCGCTGCTGGACCAAACTTTTGA
- the LOC127765824 gene encoding uncharacterized protein LOC127765824, with amino-acid sequence MEGVVTSSVGEPNQDNEPRDSSIELPRVITDMETSAMHDPEAQKLIGHEADTELTPYEGMEFESEDAARDFYSKYARYAGFRIRISRYTRSRRDNSIISRRIVCSKEGFHETRDCENLHVDQKQQARVGTRVGCKAMLMIKKFGPDKWVVTKFIKIHNHGPVPPRKPHAGEHHDCDLMENPHSIEVDPIDEPVEGMEFESEEAAKLFYINYARVNGFRARISRYCRSRRDNSIISRQIVCSKEGFREVRARKDITDGGKTTKRPRMITRVGCKAMIVVKRMNSGKWMVSKFEKEHNHSLLSSRAVPITSNDASREVIDFAATSNDPNEVKAEGCSTGIQCNSTDSLTVLYNHLCQEAIKFAKEGSVTEEIYHVAMNALKEAAEKVSEVKRSHPTMSQSKHEVMQMETMSASQCSNDDKQKTMTPQLKFLQEPSPSLVLIPTNLLTHSSSNCADNIPLSCDLTINAGEVKHVSESSCLAANRKEDSSQKSQGKDERFHVLSKETTVAIPAIPLTLYMPIMKNPTGDSADGRYRLLAAPIEAVPISYRPAEPIQQPHGSFPNSGPLPGFLPKLYKRGKGPNSLVHATALACGARVVPPEEAASLIKAIESKIRSGGATIAKLPSSSLTPLIPEVASMSSSSEDDEENDHSEPLMASVEHNCHDQSSEEMKLEADPPSELETEAENCSAQPENENNGPTHC; translated from the exons ATGGAAGGTGTGGTAACCAGTTCAGTTGGTGAACCAAATCAAGACAATGAGCCAAGGGATTCTTCAATAGAACTTCCCAGAGTCATTACTGACATGGAGACTTCAGCCATGCATGATCCTGAAGCTCAAAAGCTAATTGGACATGAAGCTGATACTGAATTAACGCCTTATGAAGGAATGGAATTTGAGTCTGAAGATGCTGCGAGGGATTTctacagcaaatatgcaagatATGCAGGTTTTAGAATTCGAATCAGCAGGTACACTCGTTCTAGACGTGATAATTCAATAATTTCTCGTCGTATTGTCTGCTCAAAAGAGGGGTTTCATGAAACTCGTGATTGTGAAAACCTCCATGTGGACCAGAAACAGCAAGCAAGGGTAGGAACTAGAGTTGGTTGCAAGGCCATGTTAATGATTAAAAAGTTTGGGCCTGACAAATGGGTTGTtaccaaattcataaaaatccatAATCATGGACCGGTTCCACCAAGAAAACCTCATGCTGGAGAACATCATGATTGTGATCTAATGGAAAATCCACATTCTATTGAGGTGGACCCTATTGATGAGCCAGTCGAGGGTATGGAATTTGAATCTGAAGAAGCTGCTAAATTGTTCTATATTAACTATGCGAGGGTTAATGGTTTCCGTGCACGTATTAGCAGGTACTGCCGTTCAAGACGTGATAATTCAATCATTTCACGCCAGATCGTGTGTTCCAAGGAAGGCTTCCGTGAGGTTCGAGCCAGAAAAGATATTACAGATGGAGGCAAAACAACGAAGCGCCCTAGAATGATAACAAGAGTTGGATGCAAAGCTATGATTGTAGTGAAAAGGATGAACTCTGGAAAATGGATGGTTTCTAAATTTGAGAAGGAGCATAACCATTCTTTGTTATCTTCTAGAGCAGTCCCTATTACATCAAATGATGCTTCTAGAGAAGTTATTGATTTTGCTGCAACGAGTAATGATCCTAATGAAGTAAAGGCTGAAGGATGTAGCACAGGAATTCAATGTAATTCTACAGATTCACTAACTGTCCTTTACAACCATCTATGTCAGGAAGCCATAAAATTTGCAAAAGAAGGGTCAGTTACAGAAGAAATTTACCATGTGGCAATGAATGCCTTGAAAGAGGCTGCAGAGAAGGTTTCTGAAGTCAAAAGGAGTCACCCGACAATGTCACAGAGTAAACATGAAGTTATGCAAATGGAAACTATGAGTGCTTCGCAATGTTCAAATGATGACAAACAGAAAACAATGACACCACAGCTCAAGTTTTTGCAAGAGCCCAGTCCCAGTCTTGTGCTAATACCAACCAACCTTTTGACTCATTCAAGCTCGAATTGTGCTGACAATATTCCACTCTCATGTGATTTAACTATAAATG CGGGGGAAGTCAAGCATGTATCAGAAAGTTCTTGTTTGGCTGCGAACAGAAAGGAAGACTCTTCGCAGAAATCCCAG GGAAAGGATGAAAGGTTTCATGTACTTTCTAAAGAAACTACGGTTGCTATTCCTGCGATACCTCTCACGCTGTACATGCCTATAATGAAGAATCCAACTGGAGATTCTGCAG ATGGCCGATACAGGTTGTTGGCCGCTCCTATTGAAGCAGTTCCAATTTCATACCGTCCTGCAGAACCCATCCAACAACCACACGGAAGTTTTCCTAATTCAGGGCCACTACCTGGTTTTCTACCTAAACTGTACAAACGAGGAAAAGGTCCAAACTCGCTGGTGCATGCTACTGCTCTTGCTTGTGGTGCTCGTGTCGTGCCTCCTGAGGAGGCTGCCTCGCTGATCAAGGCTATTGAGTCCAAGATCAGATCTGGAGGAGCCACAATAGCAAAATTGCCTTCAAGCAGCTTGACACCTCTAATTCCTGAGGTCGCCTCTATGTCATCTTCTAGTGAAGATGATGAGGAAAATGACCACAGTGAGCCACTGATGGCGAGTGTTGAACACAACTGCCATGATCAGAGCTCTGAGGAAATGAAGTTGGAGGCTGATCCACCATCAGAGTTGGAAACTGAAGCTGAGAATTGTTCTGCGCAGCCAGAAAATGAAAACAACGGTCCTACTCATTGCTGA